In Tenebrio molitor chromosome 8, icTenMoli1.1, whole genome shotgun sequence, a genomic segment contains:
- the form3 gene encoding inverted formin-2, translating to MMQTMDSRIGLDFIVENPEYIRKLAAALDTSNVTVKKQVFELLSALCVHNEEGHARALDTLEHYKKLKGERYRLNVIVQELDRATAVDYQTALVAFINCLIISTPRLTDRVRRRNEFIGCHLLPVLNNLRKCAEAEPELAVQLDVFDEQRDSDDAQSLQGPHGVDLNSPLDVFYAILKQVAETPQEIPFLSILQHLLRIDPKDAVSDIIWDTAERLVHRATLLENREDAARLLRAPSAQSKFFCHCHLRSESSPTRRQSLNTPQSPTPGPIPPSPLGQPLPPPPPPPPCIPSPPCIPPPVPAPPLLLQKPTPPKPPPETDTVIEKLPQQEIPAPKIKMKTFNWNKIPNNKVVGKNNIWTQVAYTHQHSPMADMDWLEMEGLFCQQAPPTHSSPNVRIREAGPESLDRRMRKENCEITLLDGKRSLNVNIFLKQFRSSNEDIVHLIRDGEHDDIGAEKLKGLLKILPEVDELDMLKSFNGDFTKLGNAEKFLIQLTNLSNYKLRIESMLLKEEFACNMSYLEPSIKSMIMASQDLMTNKPLQEVLYMILVAGNFLNAGGYAGNAAGVKLMSLQKITDIRANKPNMNLIHFVALQAEKRNPKLLTFTDNISVLEDAAKTTVEQLLNEINVLDVRIKKIKKQIELPSTESEIKHQMTEFLQMAEREVANLQLDMDELERVRVQLAEFFCEDTNSFKLEECFRIFHGFYCKFRQAVTDNERRRIQEEQANARRRQREELLASKRRQMESLGGAADSEVPFIDLQIYDSRHCFPMKKGWKTTNGTSEDELSSVTGSPSLSRRRLGSFNGNGDSATGRDEKSPDITPNGSLRRRRSRVLSEEDEGNLMDFLRASGQDSNRERRSWGSLDRSWSRKARGGSQRKRPALLGADFTSDRERPSSPSPLSESKPILSAPEEETKPKELRQKIESWLQASESDQNEDSRRQTRRLTNRRSLEMDSESERSSTLDTLPEGKQVYSGSQSTYRKVYPAWEPSKTIENTDVVSAMEAVEEVQPQIKDKSAWRKSTLNVANSTEETKDDTLRHRHDNNDRKTLISSLGERSPTDKLTLYIIKPNEVPKSNLGHAPARRLRDSPPSEDQTISNKVEIDQDNIETPPATRKIFIPTPTEKREPTQPSPCRRLMGRPRDSLPSPDEPEASSVLGDGQFDRFSAARRTRRYKRNTENSEVSSPPEATTEPVKSPDPKDEDKETRLKAWQDKLKTQGEPEVRNSRRHRHQTGIKQDEVKIALQLKNESTKIDIPSRKSKEHDNDEGFEESQSLMSESPSQGASSGGNYEPDDATHLVLSDYSKSKPMRASSLESKSTVDSTTSSETPITATNKALKKAPPKSGRVLERASTVRRTVQEPQKKSVIPRRSSSLRKTDSQSNVQRSNSRNSIVSSRSSLNSSASTSTVKRVPLSKTSVPKAASVTGKTVKRTPSTGSTAGTKPPRPMSFMKPTTSSATKIHSTPPVSKHGTLFRSKN from the exons AAACTGAAAGGTGAGAGATATAGACTGAACGTGATAGTCCAGGAGTTGGACCGAGCAACCGCCGTGGACTACCAGACGGCCCTAGTGGCCTTCATCAACTGTCTCATCATATCGACTCCGCGCCTCACGGATCGCGTCCGCCGAAGAAACGAATTCATAG GATGTCATCTGCTTCCGGTGCTCAACAACTTGAG GAAATGCGCCGAGGCGGAGCCGGAGCTGGCCGTCCAGCTGGACGTGTTCGACGAGCAGCGCGACAGCGACGACGCCCAGAGCCTGCAGGGCCCCCACGGCGTGGACCTGAACTCGCCTCTGGACGTCTTCTACGCGATACTGAAGCAAGTGGCCGAGACCCCCCAAGAGATCCCTTTTCTCAGCATCCTGCAGCACTTGTTGCGCATCGACCCCAAAGACGCCGTCAGCGACATCATCTGGGACACCGCCGAGAGACTGGTCCACAGAGCTACCCTCCTGGAGAACCGCGAAGACGCGGCTCGTCTCTTGAGGGCCCCCAGCGCCCAGTCgaaatttttctgtcactgtCACCTCCGCTCCGAGTCTAGTCCCACCAGGAGGCAGTCGCTGAACACGCCGCAGAGTCCCACTCCGGGACCCATCCCGCCGTCGCCGCTCGGACAACCGCTGCCGCCGCCTCCTCCGCCCCCGCCGTGCATCCCGTCGCCGCCTTGTATCCCCCCGCCGGTGCCGGCGCCGCCGCTTCTCCTCCAGAAACCGACGCCGCCCAAGCCGCCCCCCGAAACCGACACTGTGATAGAGAAGTTACCCCAGCAGGAGATTCCGGCGCCCAAGATCAAGATGAAGACCTTCAACTGGAACAAAATACCCAATAACAAGGTCGTCGGGAAGAATAATATCTGGACGCAGGTGGCCTACACCCATCAGCACTCCCCCATGGCGGACATGGATTGGTTGGAGATGGAGGGGCTGTTCTGTCAGCAAGCCCCGCCCACTCATTCTTCGCCCAACGTCAGGATTCGGGAGGCAGGACCCGAATCTCTGGACAGAAGGATGAGGAAAGAAAACTGCGAGATCACCTTGCTGGACGGCAAGAGGAGTTTGAACGTGAACATCTTCTTGAAGCAATTCAGAAG CTCCAACGAAGACATCGTCCATTTGATCCGGGACGGGGAACACGACGACATCGGTGCCGAGAAGCTCAAAGGCCTCCTGAAGATCCTACCAGAAGTAGACGAACTGGACATGTTAAAATCCTTCAATGGAGACTTCACTAAACTAGGCAACGCCGAAAAATTCCTAATCCAGTTGACCAACTTGTCAAA TTACAAGCTGAGGATCGAAAGTATGCTCCTGAAGGAAGAGTTCGCTTGCAATATGAGCTACCTGGAGCCTAGTATCAAATCCATGATAATGGCTTCTCAAG ATCTGATGACCAACAAACCTCTGCAAGAAGTGTTGTACATGATCCTGGTGGCTGGAAATTTCCTGAACGCG GGTGGTTACGCCGGAAATGCAGCGGGAGTCAAGCTGATGTCCCTCCAGAAAATCACCGACATTCGAGCCAACAAACCCAACATGAATCTGATCCACTTTGTTGCTTTG CAAGCCGAGAAGAGAAACCCGAAACTGTTGACCTTCACCGACAACATAAGCGTCTTGGAAGACGCCGCTAA GACGACAGTGGAGCAGCTGTTGAACGAAATCAACGTCCTCGACGTCCGGATAAAGAAgatcaaaaaacaaatcgaGCTGCCCTCGACGGAATCCGAGATAAAACACCAGATGACCGAGTTCTTGCAGATGGCGGAGCGAGAAGTGGCCAATTTGCAGCTGGACATGGACGAACTGGAACGGGTGCGAGTCCAACTGGCGGAGTTCTTCTGCGAAGACACCAACTCGTTCAAACTGGAAGAGTGCTTCCGGATCTTCCACGGATTCTACTGCAAGTTCAGGCAAGCCGTGACGGACAACGAGAGGAGGAGGATACAAGAGGAACAAGCGAACGCGAGGCGGCGCCAGCGCGAGGAACTCTTGGCCTCTAAACGAAGACAAA TGGAGAGTTTAGGGGGCGCTGCGGATTCAGAGGTGCCATTCATCGACTTGCAAATCTACGACAGCAGACACTGTTTTCCAATGAAAAAG GGATGGAAAACAACCAATGGAACATCCGAAGACGAGTTGTCGTCGGTGACGGGTTCACCGTCGTTGTCCAGGCGGCGGCTCGGTTCGTTCAACGGCAACGGCGATTCCGCCACCGGTAGAGACGAAAAATCCCCAGATATTACCCCAAACGGGAGCCTCCGAAGACGTCGCAGCCGCGTTTTGTCCGAAGAAGACGAAGGAAACTTGATGGACTTCTTGAGGGCTTCGGGGCAAGACAGCAACCGAGAGAGGCGGTCTTGGGGCAGCTTGGACCGCTCCTGGTCCAGAAAAGCACGAGGAGGGAGTCAACGGAAGAGGCCGGCTTTGCTGGGGGCGGACTTCACCTCCGACAGAGAGCGACCGTCTTCGCCGTCTCCACTGAGCGAGTCCAAACCGATCTTGTCCGCACCCGAAGAGGAAACGAAACCGAAGGAGTTGCGGCAGAAGATCGAGTCGTGGCTGCAAGCCAGCGAGAGCGACCAAAACGAAGACTCCAGGAGACAGACTAGGAGACTGACCAATCGGAGGTCTCTGGAGATGGATTCGGAGAGCGAGAGGAGCAGCACTCTGGACACGTTGCCCGAAGGAAAACAGGTTTACAGCGGGAGTCAGTCGACTTACAGGAAAGTATATCCGGCGTGGGAACCCTCGAAGACCATCGAGAACACGGACGTGGTCAGTGCTATGGAAGCTGTGGAAG AAGTCCAACCGCAGATCAAGGACAAGTCGGCTTGGCGCAAGTCGACCTTGAATGTCGCCAACAGTACGGAAGAAACAAAAGACGACACGCTGAGACACAGACACGACAACAACGACCGCAAGACTCTTATTAGTTCGTTGGGAGAGCGTTCTCCAACCGACAAACTGACTCTCTACATAATCAAGCCCAATGAAGTCCCGAAGTCCAATTTAGGGCACGCGCCTGCGCGCAGACTCCGCGATTCGCCTCCCAGTGAGGATCAGACCATCAGCAACAAAGTCGAGATCGATCAGGACAACATCGAGACGCCTCCAGCGACGAGGAAGATCTTCATCCCGACTCCTACCGAGAAGCGGGAGCCGACGCAGCCGAGTCCTTGTCGCCGTTTGATGGGACGTCCGCGGGACTCTTTGCCGAGTCCCGACGAACCCGAAGCGAGTTCGGTCCTCGGGGACGGTCAGTTCGATAGGTTTTCGGCGGCGCGAAGGACCAGACGTTACAAGCGCAACACGGAGAACAGCGAAGTGTCATCTCCGCCGGAAGCGACAACGGAACCGGTGAAATCGCCGGACCCGAAGGACGAGGACAAGGAAACTCGGCTGAAAGCTTGGCAGGACAAGTTAAAGACCCAGGGCGAGCCTGAAGTGAGGAACAGTCGACGCCACCGCCACCAGACCGGCATCAAACAAGACGAAGTGAAAATCGCGCTGCAGCTGAAGAACGAATCGACAAAAATCGACATCCCCTCGCGGAAAAGCAAAGAGCACGACAACGACGAAGGTTTCGAGGAGAGTCAGAGCTTGATGTCCGAGTCCCCGAGCCAAGGCGCGTCATCCGGGGGCAACTACGAACCCGACGACGCCACCCACTTAGTCCTGTCGGACTACAGTAAGTCCAAACCGATGAGGGCGTCGTCTCTCGAGAGCAAGAGCACCGTCGACTCCACCACCAGCAGCGAAACACCAATCACCGCCACGAACAAAGCTCTGAAAAAAGCCCCGCCCAAAAGTGGGCGTGTCCTGGAACGAGCCAGCACCGTGAGACGCACCGTCCAAGAGCCGCAAAAGAAGAGCGTGATCCCGCGCAGGTCGAGCAGTTTGCGCAAAACCGACTCGCAGTCCAACGTCCAGAGGTCCAACTCCAGGAACAGTATCGTGAGTTCGAGGAGCTCGTTGAACAGCTCCGCCTCGACCAGCACCGTCAAACGCGTACCCCTCAGCAAGACGAGTGTGCCGAAGGCGGCGAGCGTGACTGGCAAGACGGTGAAGAGGACGCCTTCAACGGGGAGCACCGCGGGGACGAAGCCGCCGCGACCCATGTCGTTCATGAAACCCACCACGTCCAGCGCCACCAAGATACATTCCACGCCGCCCGTCTCGAAGCACGGTACCTTGTTCAGGTCCAAGAATTAA
- the msl-3 gene encoding MSL complex subunit 3, with the protein MVSTRGIKLKFSENERVLCYEPDPTKAKVLYDSKVLDVVVTKDHRGRKTVEYLIHFQGWNSSWDRYVSEEYVLKDTPENRQLQKDLAEKSQLQLGAYLYRRDRKKHNRKTSTAPSSDDGSSGSPARMDTDDGQCVTSSSDDDSSMDEESVPIELTTELRACLEQDYCLINTKNKLVRLPAEPNIVNILESYWRHYATNQIYDLNEKTNSRHRYPFNSQTKRRPEDVQRNLSVCSEVLDGLRIYFDFTYKDLLLYKSEQGQIETAAAVYTSPMPPDTDESTSNKNELNYMDYITYPNNFSEDEYQNDKALQRKRSLRSNKSTDGVSNGNCQSEGATKAKPVSSVETNSEGSGSMNRTIAVRLLPEHVYSQQPPPPCLVYGAIHLTRLFVKLPELLNASSIEENKWKTLLQHLDQFVDYLNDHREWFGEKFYIDK; encoded by the exons ATGGTGTCAACTAGAggtatcaaattaaaatttagcgAAAACGAGAGAGTGTTGTGTTACGAGCCTGATCCGACAAAAGCAAAAGTGTTGTACGACTCCAAG gTTTTAGACGTAGTCGTAACCAAAGATCACAGAGGGAGGAAAACAGTAGAATATTTAATACACTTTCAA GGGTGGAATTCCTCGTGGGACCGATACGTCAGTGAGGAATACGTTCTGAAAGATACACCGGAAAATAGACAATTACAGAAAGATTTAGCGGAAAAATCCCAGTTGCAACT AGGTGCCTATTTGTATCGAAGAGACAGGAAGAAGCACAACCGCAAGACGAGCACCGCGCCTTCTTCTGATGACGGTAGTTCCGGCAGCCCCGCGAGAATGGACACAGATGATGGACAATGCGTTACGAGCAGCTCAGATGATGACTCCTCAATGGATGAAGAATCCGTCCCCATTGAACTAACGACAGAGCTCCGCGCCTGTTTAGAACAAGACTATTGTCTGATCAACACAAAAAACAAGTTGGTAAGACTCCCGGCAGAACCaaacattgtaaatattttagagAGTTACTGGAGGCACTACGCCACCAATCAGATTTACGATTTaaacgagaaaacgaactcgAGGCACAGGTACCCGTTCAATTCTCAAACAAAACGTCGACCCGAAGATGTACAAAGAAA TTTGTCGGTGTGCAGCGAGGTCCTCGACGGACTCCGCATTTATTTCGACTTCACTTACAAAGACTTGCTGCTGTACAAGTCGGAGCAGGGTCAAATCGAGACCGCCGCAGCTGTGTACACCTCCCCCATGCCCCCAGACACGGACGAGTCCACTAG CAACAAAAACGAATTGAATTACATGGACTACATCACCTACCCCAATAATTTTTCGGAGGATGAGTACCAAAACGACAAAGCCTTGCAAAGGAAGCGGAGTCTGAGGTCTAACAAGAGCACAGACGGGGTCTCGAACGGGAACTGCCAGTCAGAGGGCGCCACTAAAGCGAAACCGGTCTCAAG CGTCGAGACTAATTCGGAGGGGTCGGGATCGATGAACAGGACGATAGCGGTGCGACTTTTGCCCGAACACGTATACAGTCAACAGCCGCCGCCCCCGTGTTTGGTCTACGGAGCGATACACTTGACTCGGCTTTTTGTCAAACTACCGGAACTGTTGAACGCCTCCAGTATTGAAGAGAACAAGTGGAAGACTCTTTTGCAGCATTTGGACCAGTTCGTAGA TTATTTAAATGATCACCGGGAGTGGTTTggggaaaaattttatattgacaaataa